A portion of the Lampris incognitus isolate fLamInc1 chromosome 9, fLamInc1.hap2, whole genome shotgun sequence genome contains these proteins:
- the atn1 gene encoding atrophin-1 isoform X2 — MKTRTHKESMPMRSGRRRGGSEERRGRRLHPSPTRPERTDRQTRGGGEELAGSRFNRRAQGHDSSESEGEELVSPPKRQKVQDSAATPNPPTSTHSTDSSAPSAVPPPTAAASQSRESDNEDGQSQGSRSSVVGSLANSSSSLSSGRDIDQDNRSSSPSLSASPLGSLDSDSDGPDSPKQGEREREKGKEGGASKSAGEDRRTVGREGRGEESCGDGEKRDGDGRIEDCPSLKPSSTPCSSSALTPSLRGTGDLASDGSGGRKSYFSLDSKLVCKVEYGGAAGVDSAHSGSRMNSKANAQCVTKTTISGGDYPHGNPGISHPLPPPLPPPPALKPLELGAQNLPAEVKTEREKLEKPDKLLDKNPSAPPSLLPQTGPQPQSQPQSQPSPHPHHYSSTSWQGGTATGCQGSWGYARYPGNHHPHQPQHQPPVQQQQLPSVYNPPSSRHSSSHPSYLPHPHAHPHREYLPRYAGGGGDRERGAAGERERGVRGECGGREINRDYSAPGGNSSNNSGGGNSNTNACGGMSGPNGIPGREFGGLSVGQNREFQGSGRDGPNMAPRGRDFGPEFRDREREREREREREREGGREFTLPNQNQNRDFGPNTAGGGHPRDKEGGRWGEFGGQTREVGGSNNPNNNSVPQGNPPSSTSGLPVTPMLNRDLPASPQSNPVHPSHSSLPPHPHPHPPNSANRDYPPSMDQAQTPSSATEHFHREYPPAGGKDFPAGAPPSTGPNREYLSPPGMNPNLGREYSGPGGPQHPHQAPHPHYQSGPRDRDRERESALYQNRGGPNQPPALSPSSSSAHHGHPPNAPYPPPPPPPPLPPSQASHAQPPPSGMGANVRPPHYQPSNQTPPTPLSPLPSPSTNQMGGFSSFPPGSSSGPNMPLPGSGVSSTCSPGCRPSPFHGTLNSHPPFSGPYHSNGNSGSNMANSNSSGSIPSSGNTNALSLSPQNISKGPPSLSNPGNSNSTSAPTTSTSLPVDGHSDSSTGPTPTPVIKEEPMEDREESESPPPMLRSPSPEPKPVDIPIHASQSARFHRVLDRGSGNSCARSDVLFVPLDGSKLWKKRNEVIERARREVEQRARDLREKERERERERERERELERHLQQQKDVNNSVAVGGRQGSSLFFPSSSSILLDPSSASSSSGNPVSHPHSHPQHHHAHPHAPLHPSHPLHPSLSHSIPHSLLLPAMGGASAVVGGPQGALGIGLGGPYLGPDTPALRTLSEYARPHAMSPLGAASRAQAHHPHVHHGHPHVHPSFFLPQFQNHALANPHHLPTDAATAAAILGFLYGGSLEGGPGVGGHTGIAGGPAPGGIGGAGLGGVGFPHTMAAHRDRIKPGFEFKSEERVYPPGSLSDPAALALAHSHSHAHAHAHAHAHAHAHSLLLGGGGGGANEVSLYGTPPPPAPPGPPHLQNPTLAPVNRPPNPPAPQSLSNPPPSSLLPPSLPSHPPSAPTSAPPPTAGPTAPPAAPPPPAPPPSNPVSSLHHSVPHSSFPSSLPSHPPTAPAPAAPPETYPPPTRSPASSERERSGDRERERERDRAGLPAPGERERERERERERGGSAGGGGTGGGGGGGGGGGGGGGENLGRLQMLNVTPHHHQHSHIHSHLHLHQQDTAAGGVHPLMDPLASGSPLARLPYPGATLGTPILAHPLTDSEVLRQQLFGAPFRELPQPSSLTGPMSAAHQLQAMQQAQSAELQIQRLALEQQWIHHHHHHSLTQDEYYSHLKKESDKTL; from the exons ATGAAGACGCGGACGCACAAAGAGTCG ATGCCCATGCGCAGTGGGCGAAGGCGGGGGGGCAGTGAGGAAAGAAGGGGTAGACGCCTGCACCCCAGCCCCACTCGTCCCGAACGCACCGACAGACAAACG AGAGGCGGTGGCGAGGAGCTAGCTGGAAGCCGCTTCAATCGCAGAGCGCAAGGGCACGATTCatcagagagcgagggggaggaaCTTGTGTCTCCGCCGAAGAGGCAGAAAGTTCAG GATTCGGCCGCCACACCAAACCCGCCAACTTCAACACATTCGACTGACAGCTCAGCTCCTTCCGCGGTCCCGCCTCCGACCGCAGCTGCCAGTCAATCCCGCGAGAGCGATAACGAAGATGGCCAATCCCAGGGCAGCAGGAGTTCAGTTGTAGGGAGCCTGGCCAATAGCAGCAGTAGTCTGAGTAGTGGGCGGGACATAGACCAGGACAATCGCTCCTCATCCCCGAGTCTCTCCGCTTCCCCTCTGGGCAGCCTGGACTCCGACTCCGATGGACCAGACTCACCAAAGCAAGGGGAGCGAGAACGGGAAAAAGGGAAAGAGGGAGGAGCCAGTAAGTCGGCGGGAGAAGATAGGAGGACAGTGGGgcgagaggggagaggggaggagtCCTGTGGAGATGGAGAAAAGAGGGATGGGGATGGAAGAATAGAGGACTGTCCTTCTCTTAAGCCCTCCTCCACCCCTTGCTCTTCCTCTGCTCTCACTCCCTCGCTCCGGGGGACGGGGGATTTGGCAAGTGATGGCAGTGGTGGGAGGAAGTCCTACTTCTCCCTGGACTCCAAGCTGGTGTGTAAGGTGGAGTACGGCGGAGCAGCGGGTGTCGACAGCGCACACAGCGGCAGCCGAATGAACTCCAAAGCCAACGCACAGTGTGTGACTAAGACCACCATCTCTGGTGGGGACTATCCCCATGGTAACCCCGGCATTTCACACCCCCTCCCTCCACCgctgccccccccacccgcccTGAAGCCCCTGGAGCTTGGGGCGCAGAACCTCCCTGCGGAGgtgaagacagagcgagagaagctGGAGAAGCCAGACAAACTCCTGGACAAGAATCCGTCCGCGCCTCCTTCTCTGCTGCCGCAGACGGGCCCCCAGCCCCAATCGCAGCCTCAGAGCCAGCCCTCCCCCCACCCGCACCACTATAGCTCCACCAGCTGGCAGGGTGGCACAGCAACTGGTTGCCAGGGGAGCTGGGGCTACGCCCGTTACCCAGGCAACCACCACCCACACCAGCCACAGCACCAACCcccggtgcagcagcagcagttgcCCTCTGTATACAACCCTCCGTCCTCTCGCCACTCCTCCTCCCACCCCTCTTACCTCCCCCACCCTCACGCCCACCCCCACAGGGAGTACCTTCCCAGGTACGCTGGCGggggaggggacagagagaggggggcagcaggagagagggagaggggagtgagagggGAGTGTGGGGGGAGGGAGATCAACAGGGACTACTCTGCTCCCGGAGGTAACAGCAGTAACAATAGTGGTGGGGGTAACAGTAATACTAATGCCTGTGGTGGGATGAGTGGGCCCAACGGCATCCCAGGAAGGGAGTTTGGGGGTCTGTCAGTGGGTCAGAACCGGGAGTTCCAAGGCTCTGGGAGAGATGGGCCCAACATGGCTCCGAGAGGAAGAGACTTTGGTCCCGAGTTcagagacagggagcgagagagggagcgagagagggagagagagagggagggaggaagggagtttACTTTGCCAAATCAAAACCAGAATAGAGATTTTGGCCCCAACACCGCTGGAGGGGGGCATCCCAGAGACAAAGAGGGGGGCAGATGGGGTGAGTTTGGGGGCCAGACAAGAGAGGTGGGAGGCAGCAACAACCCCAACAACAACTCTGTGCCCCAAGGAAACCCCCCCAGTTCTACCAGCGGGCTACCTGTCACGCCCATGCTGAACCGAGACCTACCCGCCTCGCCTCAAAGCAACCCAGTTCATCCCTCTCATTCTTCCCTACCACCACACCCCCACCCGCATCCCCCAAACTCAGCCAACCGGGACTACCCCCCATCCATGGACCAGGCACAAACCCCCTCCTCGGCAACAGAGCACTTCCACAGAGAATACCCTCCCGCTGGAGGGAAAGACTTTCCTGCTGGGGCGCCGCCCTCAACTGGCCCAAATCGAGAGTACCTCAGTCCTCCTGGGATGAACCCAAACCTGGGACGAGAGTACTCAGGACCTGGGGGACCCCAGCACCCCCACCAAGCACCTCACCCCCACTACCAGTCTGGGcccagggacagagacagagagcgagagtctGCTCTCTATCAAAACCGTGGTGGTCCCAATCAGCCCCCTGCTCTCTCTCCGTcatcttcttctgcccaccaCGGACACCCTCCGAATGCCCCTTATCCCCCTCCCCCGCCTCCCCCTCCACTTCCCCCGTCTCAAGCCTCCCATGCTCAGCCGCCTCCATCAGGTATGGGAGCTAACGTACGTCCCCCACATTACCAGCCCTCCAACCAGACTCCGCCGACACCCCTCTCCCCCTTGCCCAGCCcatcgaccaatcagatgggaggCTTTTCATCTTTTCCTCCAGGCTCCTCCTCTGGGCCAAACATGCCGCTTCCTGGCTCAGGTGTGTCATCCACCTGTTCGCCTGGCTGTCGCCCCTCCCCCTTCCATGGCACTTTGAACAGCCACCCTCCTTTCAGTGGACCCTACCACTCCAATGGAAACAGTGGCAGTAACATGGCCAACAGCAATAGTAGCGGTAGTATACCCAGCAGCGGCAATACAAATGCACTGTCCCTCTCACCTCAGAACATCTCAAAGGGACCACCATCTCTTAGTAATCCTGGCAACAGCAATAGCACCTCAGCACCCACCACCAGCACTTCACTTCCTGTGGATGGACATTCAGATTCATCCACAGGCCCGACCCCGACACCTGTTATCAAGGAGGAGCCAATGGAGGACAGAGAGGAGAGTGAAAGTCCGCCGCCTATGCTGAGAAGCCCTTCCCCTGAACCCAAGCCAGTGGACATCCCCATCCATGCCAGCCAATCAGCACG GTTCCACAGGGTTCTTGACCGCGGCAGCGGGAATTCCTGTGCCCGCAGCGATGTCCTCTTTGTCCCGCTGGACGGATCCAAGCTGTGGAAGAAGAGGAATGAGGTGATCGAGAGGGCGCGCAGAGAGGTGGAGCAGAGGGCCAGGGACCTccgtgagaaagagagggaacgGGAGAGGGaacgagagcgggagagagagctggagagacacctACAG CAACAGAAAGACGTCAACAACAGTGTTGCCGTAGGAGGCCGCCAgggttcctctctcttcttcccttcgTCGTCCTCTATCCTCCTCGACCCTTCAtccgcctcctcttcctctgggAACCCCGTCTCCCACCCTCACTCTCACCCACAGCACCATCACGCACACCCGCATGCTCCTCTTCACCCATCACACCCTCtccacccctccctctctcactctatccccCACTCCCTACTTCTCCCAGCCATGGGAGGGGCTTCAGCAGTGGTGGGAGGCCCCCAAGGAGCCCTGGGAATAGGGTTAGGGGGTCCTTATCTGGGCCCGGACACCCCAGCACTAAGGACCCTGAGCGAGTATGCTCGCCCACATGCCATGTCTCCCCTCGGGGCAGCCAGCCGAGCCCAGGCGCACCACCCACACGTCCACCATGGCCACCCACATGTCCATCCCTCCTTCTTCCTTCCCCAGTTTCAGAACCATGCTTTAGCCAACCCACATCACCTGCCTACTGATGCTGCCACAGCAGCCGCCATCTTGGGCTTCTTATACGGCGGCAGCCTCGAAGGGGGTCCAGGAGTCGGTGGCCACACCGGGATAGCAGGGGGCCCTGCACCTGGGGGTATTGGGGGTGCAGGGTTAGGAGGCGTGGGCTTTCCCCACACAATGGCCGCCCACCGCGATCGCATCAAGCCAGGGTTTGAATTTAAGAGCGAGGAGAGGGTGTACCCGCCTGGGTCCTTGTCTGATCCAGCTGCGCTCGCCCTCGCTCACTCTCACTCGCATGCCCACGCTCATGCTCACGCCCACGCCCATGCCCACGCGCACTCCCTGCTCCTcggtggtggaggtgggggtgcTAATGAGGTGTCGCTCTATGGCACGCCACCTCCCCCAGCTCCCCCCGGCCCCCCACACCTCCAGAACCCCACCCTGGCTCCTGTGAATAGGCCGCCCAACCCTCCTGCCCCCCAATCCCTCTCCAACCCAcccccttcctccctcctccctccctcactgCCCTCCCACCCCCCATCTGCACCCACTTCTGCCCCCCCACCCACAGCTGGCCCAACTGCCCCCCCAGCAGCTCCTCCTCCCCCGGCTCCACCCCCCTCCAACCCTGTCTCATCCCTTCATCACTCGGTGCCCCATTCCTCCTTTCCAAGCTCCTTGCCTTCCCATCCGCCGACCGCGCCTGCACCAGCCGCCCCCCCCGAGACCTACCCTCCTCCCACTCGCTCACCTGCCTCGAGTGAGAGAGAGCGGAGTGGCGACAGAGAacgggaaagggagagagacagagcgggcTTGCCAGCTCCTGGGGAGAGAGaacgggagagggagagggagagagaacgaggagGAAGTGCTGGTGGAGGagggacaggaggaggaggaggaggaggtggtggaggaggagggggtgggggggagaatcTGGGGCGACTCCAGATGTTAAATGTGACGCCTCATCATCACCAGCACTCACACATCCATtcccacctccacctgcaccagCAAGACACAG CGGCAGGAGGGGTTCACCCCCTGATGGACCCATTGGCGTCGGGGTCTCCTTTGGCACGCCTTCCTTACCCAGGGGCCACACTGGGCACCCCCATCCTGGCACACCCCCTCACTGACAGCGAGGTGCTCCGGCAACAGCTCTTCG GTGCTCCCTTCCGCGAACTGCCCCAGCCATCCTCCCTTACCGGTCCCATGTCAGCAGCCCACCAGCTCCAGGCCATGCAGCAGGCCCAAAGCGCCGAGCTGCAGATCCAGAGACTGGCCCTGGAACAGCAGTGgatccaccaccatcaccaccactccCTCACCCAGGATGAGTACTACAG TCACTTGAAGAAAGAGAGCGACAAAACCCtgtga
- the atn1 gene encoding atrophin-1 isoform X1 — translation MKTRTHKESMPMRSGRRRGGSEERRGRRLHPSPTRPERTDRQTRGGGEELAGSRFNRRAQGHDSSESEGEELVSPPKRQKVQDSAATPNPPTSTHSTDSSAPSAVPPPTAAASQSRESDNEDGQSQGSRSSVVGSLANSSSSLSSGRDIDQDNRSSSPSLSASPLGSLDSDSDGPDSPKQGEREREKGKEGGASKSAGEDRRTVGREGRGEESCGDGEKRDGDGRIEDCPSLKPSSTPCSSSALTPSLRGTGDLASDGSGGRKSYFSLDSKLVCKVEYGGAAGVDSAHSGSRMNSKANAQCVTKTTISGGDYPHGNPGISHPLPPPLPPPPALKPLELGAQNLPAEVKTEREKLEKPDKLLDKNPSAPPSLLPQTGPQPQSQPQSQPSPHPHHYSSTSWQGGTATGCQGSWGYARYPGNHHPHQPQHQPPVQQQQLPSVYNPPSSRHSSSHPSYLPHPHAHPHREYLPRYAGGGGDRERGAAGERERGVRGECGGREINRDYSAPGGNSSNNSGGGNSNTNACGGMSGPNGIPGREFGGLSVGQNREFQGSGRDGPNMAPRGRDFGPEFRDREREREREREREREGGREFTLPNQNQNRDFGPNTAGGGHPRDKEGGRWGEFGGQTREVGGSNNPNNNSVPQGNPPSSTSGLPVTPMLNRDLPASPQSNPVHPSHSSLPPHPHPHPPNSANRDYPPSMDQAQTPSSATEHFHREYPPAGGKDFPAGAPPSTGPNREYLSPPGMNPNLGREYSGPGGPQHPHQAPHPHYQSGPRDRDRERESALYQNRGGPNQPPALSPSSSSAHHGHPPNAPYPPPPPPPPLPPSQASHAQPPPSGMGANVRPPHYQPSNQTPPTPLSPLPSPSTNQMGGFSSFPPGSSSGPNMPLPGSGVSSTCSPGCRPSPFHGTLNSHPPFSGPYHSNGNSGSNMANSNSSGSIPSSGNTNALSLSPQNISKGPPSLSNPGNSNSTSAPTTSTSLPVDGHSDSSTGPTPTPVIKEEPMEDREESESPPPMLRSPSPEPKPVDIPIHASQSARFHRVLDRGSGNSCARSDVLFVPLDGSKLWKKRNEVIERARREVEQRARDLREKERERERERERERELERHLQQQKDVNNSVAVGGRQGSSLFFPSSSSILLDPSSASSSSGNPVSHPHSHPQHHHAHPHAPLHPSHPLHPSLSHSIPHSLLLPAMGGASAVVGGPQGALGIGLGGPYLGPDTPALRTLSEYARPHAMSPLGAASRAQAHHPHVHHGHPHVHPSFFLPQFQNHALANPHHLPTDAATAAAILGFLYGGSLEGGPGVGGHTGIAGGPAPGGIGGAGLGGVGFPHTMAAHRDRIKPGFEFKSEERVYPPGSLSDPAALALAHSHSHAHAHAHAHAHAHAHSLLLGGGGGGANEVSLYGTPPPPAPPGPPHLQNPTLAPVNRPPNPPAPQSLSNPPPSSLLPPSLPSHPPSAPTSAPPPTAGPTAPPAAPPPPAPPPSNPVSSLHHSVPHSSFPSSLPSHPPTAPAPAAPPETYPPPTRSPASSERERSGDRERERERDRAGLPAPGERERERERERERGGSAGGGGTGGGGGGGGGGGGGGGENLGRLQMLNVTPHHHQHSHIHSHLHLHQQDTAAGGVHPLMDPLASGSPLARLPYPGATLGTPILAHPLTDSEVLRQQLFGEEKAPRPCAPFRELPQPSSLTGPMSAAHQLQAMQQAQSAELQIQRLALEQQWIHHHHHHSLTQDEYYSHLKKESDKTL, via the exons ATGAAGACGCGGACGCACAAAGAGTCG ATGCCCATGCGCAGTGGGCGAAGGCGGGGGGGCAGTGAGGAAAGAAGGGGTAGACGCCTGCACCCCAGCCCCACTCGTCCCGAACGCACCGACAGACAAACG AGAGGCGGTGGCGAGGAGCTAGCTGGAAGCCGCTTCAATCGCAGAGCGCAAGGGCACGATTCatcagagagcgagggggaggaaCTTGTGTCTCCGCCGAAGAGGCAGAAAGTTCAG GATTCGGCCGCCACACCAAACCCGCCAACTTCAACACATTCGACTGACAGCTCAGCTCCTTCCGCGGTCCCGCCTCCGACCGCAGCTGCCAGTCAATCCCGCGAGAGCGATAACGAAGATGGCCAATCCCAGGGCAGCAGGAGTTCAGTTGTAGGGAGCCTGGCCAATAGCAGCAGTAGTCTGAGTAGTGGGCGGGACATAGACCAGGACAATCGCTCCTCATCCCCGAGTCTCTCCGCTTCCCCTCTGGGCAGCCTGGACTCCGACTCCGATGGACCAGACTCACCAAAGCAAGGGGAGCGAGAACGGGAAAAAGGGAAAGAGGGAGGAGCCAGTAAGTCGGCGGGAGAAGATAGGAGGACAGTGGGgcgagaggggagaggggaggagtCCTGTGGAGATGGAGAAAAGAGGGATGGGGATGGAAGAATAGAGGACTGTCCTTCTCTTAAGCCCTCCTCCACCCCTTGCTCTTCCTCTGCTCTCACTCCCTCGCTCCGGGGGACGGGGGATTTGGCAAGTGATGGCAGTGGTGGGAGGAAGTCCTACTTCTCCCTGGACTCCAAGCTGGTGTGTAAGGTGGAGTACGGCGGAGCAGCGGGTGTCGACAGCGCACACAGCGGCAGCCGAATGAACTCCAAAGCCAACGCACAGTGTGTGACTAAGACCACCATCTCTGGTGGGGACTATCCCCATGGTAACCCCGGCATTTCACACCCCCTCCCTCCACCgctgccccccccacccgcccTGAAGCCCCTGGAGCTTGGGGCGCAGAACCTCCCTGCGGAGgtgaagacagagcgagagaagctGGAGAAGCCAGACAAACTCCTGGACAAGAATCCGTCCGCGCCTCCTTCTCTGCTGCCGCAGACGGGCCCCCAGCCCCAATCGCAGCCTCAGAGCCAGCCCTCCCCCCACCCGCACCACTATAGCTCCACCAGCTGGCAGGGTGGCACAGCAACTGGTTGCCAGGGGAGCTGGGGCTACGCCCGTTACCCAGGCAACCACCACCCACACCAGCCACAGCACCAACCcccggtgcagcagcagcagttgcCCTCTGTATACAACCCTCCGTCCTCTCGCCACTCCTCCTCCCACCCCTCTTACCTCCCCCACCCTCACGCCCACCCCCACAGGGAGTACCTTCCCAGGTACGCTGGCGggggaggggacagagagaggggggcagcaggagagagggagaggggagtgagagggGAGTGTGGGGGGAGGGAGATCAACAGGGACTACTCTGCTCCCGGAGGTAACAGCAGTAACAATAGTGGTGGGGGTAACAGTAATACTAATGCCTGTGGTGGGATGAGTGGGCCCAACGGCATCCCAGGAAGGGAGTTTGGGGGTCTGTCAGTGGGTCAGAACCGGGAGTTCCAAGGCTCTGGGAGAGATGGGCCCAACATGGCTCCGAGAGGAAGAGACTTTGGTCCCGAGTTcagagacagggagcgagagagggagcgagagagggagagagagagggagggaggaagggagtttACTTTGCCAAATCAAAACCAGAATAGAGATTTTGGCCCCAACACCGCTGGAGGGGGGCATCCCAGAGACAAAGAGGGGGGCAGATGGGGTGAGTTTGGGGGCCAGACAAGAGAGGTGGGAGGCAGCAACAACCCCAACAACAACTCTGTGCCCCAAGGAAACCCCCCCAGTTCTACCAGCGGGCTACCTGTCACGCCCATGCTGAACCGAGACCTACCCGCCTCGCCTCAAAGCAACCCAGTTCATCCCTCTCATTCTTCCCTACCACCACACCCCCACCCGCATCCCCCAAACTCAGCCAACCGGGACTACCCCCCATCCATGGACCAGGCACAAACCCCCTCCTCGGCAACAGAGCACTTCCACAGAGAATACCCTCCCGCTGGAGGGAAAGACTTTCCTGCTGGGGCGCCGCCCTCAACTGGCCCAAATCGAGAGTACCTCAGTCCTCCTGGGATGAACCCAAACCTGGGACGAGAGTACTCAGGACCTGGGGGACCCCAGCACCCCCACCAAGCACCTCACCCCCACTACCAGTCTGGGcccagggacagagacagagagcgagagtctGCTCTCTATCAAAACCGTGGTGGTCCCAATCAGCCCCCTGCTCTCTCTCCGTcatcttcttctgcccaccaCGGACACCCTCCGAATGCCCCTTATCCCCCTCCCCCGCCTCCCCCTCCACTTCCCCCGTCTCAAGCCTCCCATGCTCAGCCGCCTCCATCAGGTATGGGAGCTAACGTACGTCCCCCACATTACCAGCCCTCCAACCAGACTCCGCCGACACCCCTCTCCCCCTTGCCCAGCCcatcgaccaatcagatgggaggCTTTTCATCTTTTCCTCCAGGCTCCTCCTCTGGGCCAAACATGCCGCTTCCTGGCTCAGGTGTGTCATCCACCTGTTCGCCTGGCTGTCGCCCCTCCCCCTTCCATGGCACTTTGAACAGCCACCCTCCTTTCAGTGGACCCTACCACTCCAATGGAAACAGTGGCAGTAACATGGCCAACAGCAATAGTAGCGGTAGTATACCCAGCAGCGGCAATACAAATGCACTGTCCCTCTCACCTCAGAACATCTCAAAGGGACCACCATCTCTTAGTAATCCTGGCAACAGCAATAGCACCTCAGCACCCACCACCAGCACTTCACTTCCTGTGGATGGACATTCAGATTCATCCACAGGCCCGACCCCGACACCTGTTATCAAGGAGGAGCCAATGGAGGACAGAGAGGAGAGTGAAAGTCCGCCGCCTATGCTGAGAAGCCCTTCCCCTGAACCCAAGCCAGTGGACATCCCCATCCATGCCAGCCAATCAGCACG GTTCCACAGGGTTCTTGACCGCGGCAGCGGGAATTCCTGTGCCCGCAGCGATGTCCTCTTTGTCCCGCTGGACGGATCCAAGCTGTGGAAGAAGAGGAATGAGGTGATCGAGAGGGCGCGCAGAGAGGTGGAGCAGAGGGCCAGGGACCTccgtgagaaagagagggaacgGGAGAGGGaacgagagcgggagagagagctggagagacacctACAG CAACAGAAAGACGTCAACAACAGTGTTGCCGTAGGAGGCCGCCAgggttcctctctcttcttcccttcgTCGTCCTCTATCCTCCTCGACCCTTCAtccgcctcctcttcctctgggAACCCCGTCTCCCACCCTCACTCTCACCCACAGCACCATCACGCACACCCGCATGCTCCTCTTCACCCATCACACCCTCtccacccctccctctctcactctatccccCACTCCCTACTTCTCCCAGCCATGGGAGGGGCTTCAGCAGTGGTGGGAGGCCCCCAAGGAGCCCTGGGAATAGGGTTAGGGGGTCCTTATCTGGGCCCGGACACCCCAGCACTAAGGACCCTGAGCGAGTATGCTCGCCCACATGCCATGTCTCCCCTCGGGGCAGCCAGCCGAGCCCAGGCGCACCACCCACACGTCCACCATGGCCACCCACATGTCCATCCCTCCTTCTTCCTTCCCCAGTTTCAGAACCATGCTTTAGCCAACCCACATCACCTGCCTACTGATGCTGCCACAGCAGCCGCCATCTTGGGCTTCTTATACGGCGGCAGCCTCGAAGGGGGTCCAGGAGTCGGTGGCCACACCGGGATAGCAGGGGGCCCTGCACCTGGGGGTATTGGGGGTGCAGGGTTAGGAGGCGTGGGCTTTCCCCACACAATGGCCGCCCACCGCGATCGCATCAAGCCAGGGTTTGAATTTAAGAGCGAGGAGAGGGTGTACCCGCCTGGGTCCTTGTCTGATCCAGCTGCGCTCGCCCTCGCTCACTCTCACTCGCATGCCCACGCTCATGCTCACGCCCACGCCCATGCCCACGCGCACTCCCTGCTCCTcggtggtggaggtgggggtgcTAATGAGGTGTCGCTCTATGGCACGCCACCTCCCCCAGCTCCCCCCGGCCCCCCACACCTCCAGAACCCCACCCTGGCTCCTGTGAATAGGCCGCCCAACCCTCCTGCCCCCCAATCCCTCTCCAACCCAcccccttcctccctcctccctccctcactgCCCTCCCACCCCCCATCTGCACCCACTTCTGCCCCCCCACCCACAGCTGGCCCAACTGCCCCCCCAGCAGCTCCTCCTCCCCCGGCTCCACCCCCCTCCAACCCTGTCTCATCCCTTCATCACTCGGTGCCCCATTCCTCCTTTCCAAGCTCCTTGCCTTCCCATCCGCCGACCGCGCCTGCACCAGCCGCCCCCCCCGAGACCTACCCTCCTCCCACTCGCTCACCTGCCTCGAGTGAGAGAGAGCGGAGTGGCGACAGAGAacgggaaagggagagagacagagcgggcTTGCCAGCTCCTGGGGAGAGAGaacgggagagggagagggagagagaacgaggagGAAGTGCTGGTGGAGGagggacaggaggaggaggaggaggaggtggtggaggaggagggggtgggggggagaatcTGGGGCGACTCCAGATGTTAAATGTGACGCCTCATCATCACCAGCACTCACACATCCATtcccacctccacctgcaccagCAAGACACAG CGGCAGGAGGGGTTCACCCCCTGATGGACCCATTGGCGTCGGGGTCTCCTTTGGCACGCCTTCCTTACCCAGGGGCCACACTGGGCACCCCCATCCTGGCACACCCCCTCACTGACAGCGAGGTGCTCCGGCAACAGCTCTTCGGTGAGGAGAAGGCTCCTCGTCCAT GTGCTCCCTTCCGCGAACTGCCCCAGCCATCCTCCCTTACCGGTCCCATGTCAGCAGCCCACCAGCTCCAGGCCATGCAGCAGGCCCAAAGCGCCGAGCTGCAGATCCAGAGACTGGCCCTGGAACAGCAGTGgatccaccaccatcaccaccactccCTCACCCAGGATGAGTACTACAG TCACTTGAAGAAAGAGAGCGACAAAACCCtgtga